One genomic segment of Clostridium estertheticum subsp. estertheticum includes these proteins:
- the larA gene encoding nickel-dependent lactate racemase: MTKLKIPYSKQFLEIEIPDKNLVAILESKAHDYKVEITQEDIVNKALDNPIGSVKLEELVKGKKNLVLITSDHTRPVPSKVTLPILLRRIRSANPEIAIIILIATGFHRPTTRDEMINKFGQEIVDNEVIINHVSEDYSNMVSVGILPSGGELLLNKVAMEAELLISEGFIEPHFFAGFSGGRKSVLPGVASAKTVMANHCSEFIASEYARSGVLLNNPIHKDMLYAAKKAKLAFILNVVIDSEKNVINAFAGDSELAHASGCKFVMELASVKAVKADIAISTNGGYPLDQNIYQSVKGMTAAEATCKDGGVIIMVSACNDGHGGQSFYDNIANSSSPREVLDRVIKVGRNDTAPDQWEFQILARILDKFTVILVSDMCDPEMIKKMHMQHAFTFEEALERALKIKGKDASISVIPDGVSVIVR, encoded by the coding sequence ATGACTAAACTTAAAATACCATATTCAAAACAGTTTTTAGAAATTGAAATACCAGACAAAAATTTGGTGGCAATACTAGAATCAAAAGCACATGATTACAAAGTAGAAATTACTCAAGAGGACATTGTAAATAAGGCGTTAGATAATCCTATTGGAAGTGTAAAATTAGAAGAATTAGTTAAAGGTAAAAAAAACTTAGTATTAATAACTAGTGATCATACAAGACCAGTTCCTAGTAAAGTAACACTTCCAATATTACTTAGGAGAATAAGATCAGCTAACCCTGAAATTGCTATAATAATATTAATTGCTACTGGTTTTCATAGACCTACAACAAGGGATGAAATGATTAATAAATTTGGACAGGAAATTGTAGATAATGAAGTGATAATAAATCATGTATCTGAGGATTATAGCAATATGGTTAGCGTCGGAATTCTTCCCTCAGGTGGAGAGTTATTGCTTAATAAAGTGGCAATGGAAGCTGAACTTTTAATTTCGGAAGGGTTTATAGAACCACACTTTTTTGCAGGTTTTTCAGGGGGACGAAAAAGTGTTCTTCCTGGAGTGGCATCAGCAAAGACAGTTATGGCAAATCATTGCTCAGAATTTATAGCTAGTGAGTATGCACGTTCTGGAGTTCTTTTAAATAATCCAATTCATAAGGATATGTTATATGCTGCTAAAAAAGCTAAGCTAGCATTTATATTAAATGTTGTAATAGATAGCGAGAAAAATGTTATAAATGCATTTGCAGGAGATAGTGAACTTGCACATGCTAGCGGATGTAAATTTGTAATGGAACTTGCATCTGTGAAGGCTGTTAAAGCAGATATTGCCATTTCAACTAATGGGGGATATCCACTAGATCAAAACATATATCAGTCTGTAAAAGGAATGACAGCCGCTGAAGCAACTTGCAAGGATGGTGGTGTTATAATTATGGTATCAGCTTGTAATGATGGGCATGGTGGTCAGTCTTTTTATGACAATATAGCAAATTCAAGTAGTCCACGTGAGGTTCTTGATAGGGTGATTAAGGTTGGAAGAAATGATACTGCGCCAGATCAATGGGAATTTCAGATTCTTGCACGGATACTGGATAAGTTCACTGTAATCCTAGTTTCAGATATGTGTGACCCAGAGATGATAAAGAAAATGCATATGCAGCATGCATTTACATTTGAAGAAGCACTTGAAAGAGCCCTTAAAATAAAGGGTAAAGATGCTAGCATATCTGTAATACCAGATGGTGTTTCAGTTATAGTAAGATAA
- a CDS encoding L-lactate permease, which yields MNMYLLFFIALIPIVWLMVSLGVLKMPGHKTCSITLAITIALAIIVWKMPIGQALTATVEGASMAIWPIIVVIIAAVFTYNLSIHTKSMDVIKDMMTGITTDRRILVLIVAWGFGGFLEAIAGFGTAVAIPASILAALGFDPIFAAIICLIANTTPTAFGAIGLPVTTLAKVASIDPVTLSYAVGIQLFVLIVVLPLILVMLTGKSVKAIKGVVFISIASGLAFAVPELLVAKYLGAELPALIGSIICIIVTVTIAKIFYKKTAAKDAVNIPVKKALLAWVPFILILAFILITSTLVPAINKPLSAIKTSIQIYTGPHAKISTFTWIANPGTLIIIATFIGGLIQGAKSREIVKVFTDTCKQMSKTAITILAIVSLAKVMSYSGMITSIAVVLVAATGGFYPLFAPVIGALGTFVTGSDTSANVLFGPLQVEVARNLHMSPYWLAAANTGGATAGKMISPQSIAVATAATGIVGAEGKILKATLKFCLVYVLILGLIVYFGSKFFTM from the coding sequence ATGAATATGTATTTATTATTTTTTATAGCACTTATTCCTATTGTATGGCTAATGGTATCTCTTGGTGTTTTAAAAATGCCAGGACATAAAACTTGTTCAATTACACTTGCAATTACAATAGCACTTGCGATTATCGTTTGGAAAATGCCAATAGGTCAGGCACTTACAGCAACAGTTGAAGGTGCATCAATGGCAATTTGGCCAATAATTGTTGTAATAATAGCAGCGGTGTTTACCTATAATCTTTCTATTCATACCAAAAGTATGGATGTAATAAAGGACATGATGACAGGAATCACAACTGATAGAAGAATACTCGTTTTAATTGTTGCTTGGGGTTTTGGTGGATTTCTCGAGGCAATTGCAGGTTTCGGTACAGCAGTTGCAATCCCCGCAAGTATATTAGCTGCACTTGGGTTTGATCCGATATTTGCAGCGATAATATGTCTTATTGCTAATACAACGCCAACAGCTTTTGGAGCAATAGGGTTACCTGTAACAACTCTTGCAAAGGTTGCATCAATTGATCCAGTTACTTTAAGTTATGCAGTTGGTATTCAATTATTTGTGTTAATTGTAGTTTTACCATTGATACTTGTAATGCTCACAGGCAAGAGTGTGAAGGCGATAAAAGGAGTTGTGTTTATTTCTATTGCATCAGGTCTAGCTTTTGCAGTGCCAGAACTTTTAGTAGCAAAATATCTTGGAGCTGAACTTCCAGCACTAATTGGATCAATAATATGTATTATTGTAACAGTTACGATAGCTAAAATATTCTATAAAAAAACTGCAGCTAAAGATGCAGTTAATATACCTGTAAAAAAGGCTTTATTAGCTTGGGTGCCCTTTATATTAATTTTAGCTTTTATATTAATAACAAGCACTTTAGTTCCAGCAATAAATAAACCATTATCAGCTATAAAAACTTCAATACAGATATATACTGGTCCACATGCAAAAATCAGTACTTTTACATGGATAGCAAATCCCGGGACACTTATAATTATTGCAACATTTATAGGGGGACTCATTCAGGGAGCTAAGTCACGAGAAATAGTAAAGGTATTCACGGATACTTGCAAACAAATGTCTAAAACTGCAATTACAATACTTGCTATAGTATCGCTTGCAAAGGTAATGAGTTATAGCGGAATGATAACATCTATTGCTGTGGTACTCGTTGCAGCAACCGGAGGATTTTATCCATTATTTGCACCGGTAATAGGAGCTCTTGGAACATTTGTAACTGGCAGTGATACCTCGGCTAATGTACTCTTTGGACCGCTTCAAGTTGAGGTTGCAAGAAATCTTCATATGAGTCCTTATTGGTTAGCAGCAGCCAATACTGGTGGCGCGACAGCAGGTAAAATGATTTCGCCTCAAAGTATTGCAGTTGCAACAGCCGCTACTGGGATAGTAGGCGCGGAAGGTAAGATATTGAAGGCAACACTTAAATTCTGTTTAGTATATGTATTAATCTTAGGGTTAATTGTGTACTTTGGATCAAAATTCTTTACAATGTAG
- a CDS encoding FAD-binding oxidoreductase, producing MAQYNQLTEELILQLQGAAPGHILTGDDINEDYSHDEMPIYGKKAPQVVFIAHSTEEVAAVVKICNENKIPVTPRGAGTGLAGGAVPLLGGVLIDLTKMNKILSYDLENFVVHVEAGVLLKDLAEDCAKQGLLYAPDPGEKLACLGGNVATNAGGMRAVKYGATRDYVRAMTVVLPTGEITKFGATVSKTSSGYSLLNLMIGSEGTLGIITELTLKTIVAPKEVASLIIPFENLDDCISAVPKFKMEHMNPQALEFMEREIVLCSERYIGKSVFPQVINGVTANAYLLVTLDASSEDELNDLIEQASEIVLEAGAIDVLVADTPSKIKDAWAARSSFLDAILAETKLLDECDVVVPINKIASYLAFANKVGEECGLTIKSFGHAGDGNLHIYQCSNDLDEEEFKIRVEKFFDIIYKEAIDCGGLVSGEHGIGSGKISYLEECVGKVNMELMKGIKKTFDPNSIMNPGKVCSPIDGVN from the coding sequence ATGGCTCAGTATAATCAATTGACAGAAGAATTAATCTTACAATTACAGGGGGCAGCTCCAGGACATATTTTAACAGGTGATGATATCAATGAAGATTATTCTCATGATGAAATGCCTATATATGGGAAAAAGGCTCCGCAAGTTGTATTTATTGCACACTCTACAGAGGAAGTTGCTGCAGTAGTGAAAATATGTAATGAAAATAAGATACCAGTAACTCCAAGAGGAGCAGGAACAGGACTTGCAGGAGGAGCAGTTCCACTACTCGGAGGAGTTTTAATTGATCTTACGAAAATGAATAAAATACTTTCTTATGACTTAGAAAATTTTGTTGTTCATGTAGAAGCAGGAGTACTTCTCAAGGATCTTGCAGAGGATTGTGCAAAACAAGGATTACTTTATGCTCCAGATCCTGGTGAAAAGCTCGCTTGTTTAGGCGGAAACGTTGCAACCAATGCTGGTGGAATGAGAGCTGTTAAATATGGTGCAACACGTGATTACGTACGTGCAATGACAGTTGTTCTTCCAACAGGAGAAATTACTAAGTTTGGAGCTACAGTATCAAAAACAAGTTCAGGTTATAGCCTTTTGAATTTAATGATTGGTTCAGAAGGTACTCTTGGAATTATTACAGAACTTACCTTGAAAACAATTGTAGCACCGAAGGAAGTTGCAAGTTTAATTATTCCTTTTGAAAATTTAGATGATTGTATTTCTGCTGTTCCTAAATTTAAAATGGAACACATGAATCCACAAGCATTGGAATTTATGGAAAGAGAAATTGTTTTATGTAGTGAAAGATATATTGGAAAGAGTGTATTCCCTCAAGTAATTAATGGGGTAACTGCAAATGCTTATTTACTTGTTACTTTAGATGCAAGTAGTGAAGATGAATTAAATGATCTTATTGAACAAGCAAGTGAAATAGTATTAGAAGCAGGAGCAATTGATGTTCTTGTAGCTGATACACCTTCAAAAATTAAAGATGCATGGGCTGCACGTTCTAGTTTCTTAGATGCAATTCTTGCAGAAACAAAATTATTAGATGAATGTGATGTGGTAGTCCCAATAAATAAAATTGCTTCTTATCTTGCGTTTGCAAATAAGGTTGGCGAAGAGTGCGGATTAACTATTAAGAGTTTTGGACATGCAGGAGATGGGAATCTTCACATATACCAATGTAGTAATGATTTAGATGAGGAAGAATTTAAAATAAGAGTTGAGAAATTCTTTGATATTATTTATAAAGAAGCAATAGATTGTGGCGGACTTGTTTCAGGAGAACATGGAATAGGTAGTGGAAAGATCAGCTATTTAGAAGAGTGCGTTGGAAAAGTTAATATGGAATTAATGAAAGGTATTAAAAAGACTTTTGATCCAAATTCTATTATGAATCCAGGTAAAGTATGCTCTCCAATAGATGGTGTCAACTAA
- a CDS encoding CidA/LrgA family protein, protein MKYLRQLMIILIPYIIGTVLQITLHLPIPGAVIGLILLFLGLQIGIVKLEMIEELCEFLLSNMSFFFIPAGVGLMTAFGVLKGKWIPFIIIVVLSTCLVWIVTAFVVKTLRKGR, encoded by the coding sequence ATGAAATACTTACGGCAATTAATGATTATTTTAATTCCATATATTATTGGCACGGTATTACAGATAACATTACATTTGCCAATTCCAGGAGCTGTTATAGGACTTATTTTACTGTTTTTAGGGCTACAAATAGGAATAGTTAAATTGGAAATGATAGAAGAGCTTTGCGAGTTTCTTTTATCAAATATGTCCTTTTTCTTTATTCCTGCTGGAGTAGGTTTAATGACAGCCTTCGGTGTATTAAAAGGGAAATGGATACCATTTATTATTATAGTTGTTTTATCCACATGTTTGGTTTGGATTGTAACAGCTTTCGTAGTTAAAACTTTAAGGAAGGGACGTTAA
- a CDS encoding sugar diacid recognition domain-containing protein, giving the protein MEFLSTELARIIVERTMNVVNYNIIITNTLGIIIASGDKNRIGDIHEGAKIALKTKLEFKVSENLSKKLNGVYSGTNLIIEFQNNIIGVIGIAGKPKDVLGYGKLIKMTAEMMIEQEHALRELESNKRMKQEVMLAVISNKQDTLLLLDKYIKRFEIPYNHPMAIFIIEVNFKDNSDKHYLNIFNEIIKLLEGTFMESLATVIDSKTIVVLYKCVHTNNKIEEYNKKAKEINEKICNQLGITVKISTGKIYNKLNDMYKSFNIAKDTLIFGKKIYPNDNIYTFNSLKCEMLFSQSSEEWKINELEDTYKLISLNDKDGVLRETLKVLIEENGELNNVSSRLFIHRNTIRYRLNNIYKITNRNPRNYIDLFWLYSAMINF; this is encoded by the coding sequence ATGGAGTTTTTAAGTACAGAATTAGCTAGAATTATTGTTGAACGGACTATGAATGTTGTTAATTATAATATTATTATAACCAACACATTAGGAATTATTATAGCTTCAGGAGATAAAAACAGAATTGGAGATATACACGAGGGCGCAAAAATAGCACTTAAAACAAAATTAGAATTTAAAGTTAGTGAAAATCTAAGTAAAAAATTAAATGGTGTATATTCAGGAACCAACTTAATTATTGAGTTTCAAAATAACATTATTGGGGTAATCGGTATTGCTGGGAAACCCAAAGATGTTTTAGGTTATGGTAAATTAATTAAAATGACAGCAGAAATGATGATAGAGCAAGAACATGCACTAAGAGAATTAGAAAGTAACAAGAGAATGAAGCAAGAGGTTATGCTAGCAGTTATATCTAATAAACAAGATACGCTTCTCTTATTAGATAAATATATTAAAAGATTTGAAATCCCATACAATCATCCTATGGCTATCTTTATAATTGAAGTGAATTTTAAAGATAATTCAGATAAGCATTATTTAAATATATTTAATGAAATAATAAAACTATTAGAAGGTACATTTATGGAATCTCTAGCAACAGTAATTGATTCAAAAACCATTGTAGTATTATATAAATGTGTGCATACTAATAATAAAATTGAAGAGTATAATAAAAAAGCAAAAGAAATTAACGAAAAAATATGTAATCAATTAGGCATTACTGTAAAGATATCCACTGGAAAAATATACAACAAGTTAAATGACATGTATAAATCTTTTAATATAGCTAAAGACACACTTATATTTGGAAAAAAGATATATCCTAATGATAATATTTATACTTTTAATTCACTAAAGTGTGAGATGTTGTTTTCTCAAAGTAGTGAAGAATGGAAAATTAACGAATTAGAAGACACGTACAAACTAATATCATTAAATGATAAAGATGGGGTGTTAAGAGAAACCTTAAAAGTTTTAATAGAAGAAAATGGAGAGCTTAATAATGTATCCAGTAGGCTATTTATTCATAGAAACACTATTAGATACCGACTAAATAATATTTATAAAATAACAAATAGAAATCCTAGAAATTACATTGACCTATTTTGGCTTTATAGTGCAATGATTAACTTTTAA
- a CDS encoding electron transfer flavoprotein subunit alpha/FixB family protein, with translation MKALLFIETDGEKALGASCELISAVKALDAEGTAIIVGNRALADTVATFGIPVIFIETATDCDTLTEVLSQIVKQQNPDILLLANTSLAKDIAPRIAGRMDLGFVSDVIGMNKTDGKVIYTRPAYGGTILEHIEVDGTAVVIVRNGTFSKPEAGSNAGVTEKKLEIPASVVRAKIVDTVKDICETVNLEEAEVIVSGGRGLGNVENFKLVEELARVLGGEVGATRPAIEDGWICRTHQVGQSGKIVAPKLYIACGLSGATQHTSGMTGAKYIVAINKDEEAPIFEIADISIIGNVNEILPIMIEEMKKVKAK, from the coding sequence ATGAAAGCATTATTGTTTATTGAAACAGATGGAGAAAAAGCATTAGGCGCAAGTTGTGAATTGATAAGTGCAGTAAAAGCATTAGATGCAGAAGGAACAGCTATTATAGTAGGTAACAGGGCTTTGGCAGATACAGTAGCAACTTTTGGAATTCCAGTTATTTTTATAGAAACTGCTACAGACTGTGATACTTTGACAGAAGTATTATCACAAATTGTTAAGCAGCAAAACCCAGATATTCTTCTACTCGCAAATACATCACTTGCTAAAGATATTGCACCACGTATTGCAGGACGTATGGACTTAGGGTTTGTAAGTGACGTAATAGGAATGAATAAGACTGATGGTAAAGTTATATACACAAGGCCGGCTTATGGTGGTACAATTTTAGAACACATTGAAGTAGATGGAACAGCTGTAGTTATAGTTAGAAATGGAACTTTTTCAAAGCCAGAGGCTGGTTCAAATGCAGGTGTTACAGAGAAAAAATTAGAAATTCCAGCGAGTGTTGTTAGGGCAAAAATAGTTGATACAGTAAAAGACATTTGCGAAACTGTAAATTTAGAAGAAGCAGAGGTTATTGTTTCTGGTGGGCGTGGATTGGGAAATGTAGAGAATTTTAAGCTTGTTGAAGAATTAGCACGTGTACTTGGTGGTGAAGTAGGTGCAACAAGACCAGCAATAGAAGATGGATGGATTTGTCGTACACACCAAGTTGGACAATCGGGAAAGATTGTAGCACCAAAACTTTATATTGCATGCGGTCTTTCTGGAGCAACACAACATACATCTGGAATGACAGGTGCTAAGTATATTGTGGCAATTAATAAAGATGAGGAAGCTCCAATTTTTGAAATTGCAGATATAAGTATTATTGGAAATGTAAATGAAATTCTTCCAATTATGATTGAAGAAATGAAAAAAGTAAAAGCAAAATAA
- a CDS encoding acyl-CoA dehydrogenase, giving the protein MNFIQDENNQQLQEMYREFAEKEVKPIAKEIDENMRFPAENIPKMAEMGLLGIPFPEEYGGAGMDTLSYVQCVEELSKVCATTGVIVSAHTSLCATPIFTYGTEEQKQKYLKPLALGEKLGAFGLTEPSAGTDASLQKTTAVLEGDHYVLNGSKIFITNAGFADIYIILAMTDKSKGTKGITAFIVEKDFPGFTVGTHELKMGIRGSSTCELFFDNCIVPKENLLGVEGKGFSLAMATLDGGRIGVAAQALGIAEGAIEETIKYVNERVQFGRTISKFQNTQFELAQMRANTEASKLLVYQAACAKDNHERFTHFAAMAKLVASRNASDVTRRCLQLFGGYGYSSDYPIERMMRDAKITEIYEGTSEVQMMVISGWMGVK; this is encoded by the coding sequence ATGAATTTTATACAAGATGAAAATAACCAACAATTACAAGAAATGTATCGCGAATTTGCAGAAAAAGAGGTAAAACCAATCGCAAAAGAAATTGATGAAAATATGCGCTTCCCAGCAGAAAATATACCCAAAATGGCTGAAATGGGTCTACTAGGAATTCCATTTCCTGAAGAATACGGTGGAGCTGGAATGGATACATTAAGTTATGTACAATGTGTAGAAGAATTATCTAAAGTGTGTGCAACAACAGGTGTTATTGTTTCAGCACATACAAGTCTTTGTGCAACACCAATTTTCACATATGGTACAGAAGAGCAAAAACAGAAATATTTAAAACCACTTGCTTTAGGCGAAAAATTAGGTGCATTCGGATTAACAGAACCTTCTGCCGGAACTGATGCATCACTCCAAAAGACAACAGCAGTACTCGAAGGAGACCATTATGTATTAAATGGCAGCAAGATCTTTATTACTAATGCAGGATTTGCAGATATATATATTATTTTAGCTATGACAGATAAGAGTAAGGGAACAAAAGGTATTACAGCATTTATAGTTGAAAAAGATTTCCCTGGTTTTACTGTTGGAACTCATGAATTAAAGATGGGAATTAGAGGGTCTTCTACATGTGAATTATTCTTTGATAATTGCATAGTTCCAAAGGAAAATCTTTTAGGAGTAGAGGGTAAGGGATTTAGCCTTGCAATGGCAACTCTTGATGGAGGCCGTATTGGTGTTGCAGCACAAGCTCTTGGTATTGCAGAAGGTGCAATAGAAGAAACTATAAAATATGTTAATGAACGTGTTCAATTTGGACGTACTATTTCAAAATTCCAAAATACACAATTTGAACTTGCTCAAATGCGTGCAAATACAGAAGCTTCAAAACTTTTAGTATATCAAGCTGCATGTGCAAAGGATAATCATGAAAGATTTACACATTTCGCTGCTATGGCAAAATTAGTTGCTTCTAGAAATGCAAGTGACGTAACAAGACGTTGTTTACAATTATTTGGTGGATATGGATATTCAAGTGATTATCCAATTGAAAGAATGATGCGTGATGCAAAAATAACAGAAATTTATGAAGGAACATCAGAAGTTCAAATGATGGTCATTTCTGGATGGATGGGTGTTAAATAA
- a CDS encoding LrgB family protein — MNDLITSPVFGVITSLIAYEIGIYIKNKGRLSIFNPLLIAIIILIFFLEKFHIPYADYNNGGQIISFFLFPATIALALPMYKKFALFKENAVSILIGIFSGAISGFICVVFLSKLFGLTNVLTESLIPKSITTPIGIALSKQLGGLSSITVVAIIMTGIIGSVVGPFLHKIFKIKDKVALGIAMGASAHALGTARSIEIGELEGAMSGLTMAISGVVAVLLYPLLWKIVLEIFK, encoded by the coding sequence ATGAATGATTTAATTACTTCACCGGTTTTTGGTGTAATAACATCTCTCATTGCTTATGAAATTGGAATTTACATAAAGAATAAGGGAAGACTTTCAATATTTAATCCACTATTAATAGCAATTATAATATTAATATTTTTTCTTGAAAAATTCCATATCCCATATGCAGACTATAATAATGGTGGTCAAATAATTTCATTTTTCCTATTTCCTGCCACGATAGCATTAGCTTTGCCAATGTATAAGAAATTTGCTTTATTTAAAGAAAATGCTGTTTCTATACTTATAGGAATTTTTAGTGGAGCCATTTCGGGTTTTATATGTGTAGTATTTCTTTCAAAATTATTTGGATTAACTAATGTGCTTACAGAATCTTTAATACCAAAATCAATAACAACACCTATAGGTATCGCACTGTCTAAGCAGTTAGGTGGACTTTCGTCAATTACAGTTGTAGCTATTATAATGACAGGGATTATAGGATCTGTTGTTGGACCATTTTTGCATAAAATCTTCAAAATTAAAGATAAAGTTGCTTTAGGCATTGCTATGGGAGCATCCGCTCACGCATTAGGAACAGCGAGGTCTATAGAAATAGGGGAACTTGAAGGTGCAATGAGTGGCCTAACTATGGCTATTTCAGGAGTTGTAGCTGTTCTTTTATATCCCCTTTTATGGAAAATAGTTCTTGAAATATTTAAATAG
- a CDS encoding electron transfer flavoprotein subunit beta/FixA family protein — MNIILCVKQVPDDSIEIHLDNKTKKPNLNGVSLVANAFDTYALELAVRFTEANGGNVSVLTVGADDSLNTLKNCLSVGAKEAFSVKDDLYADLDATSTAHVLADAIHKIEKDKGEKFDLILCGKESTDEITGQVGAILAEKLDTSFVSNAIEINLKDGGMEVHKETEEGYNVVSIGSPAVVTVSKPNYDPRYPSIRTKMASRKAIIPIYCAAEIGEVKQSKVRCIEYVQPPKKEAGIKIQEKDASLAVSAAIEQMKKDKTI, encoded by the coding sequence ATGAATATTATTTTATGTGTAAAACAAGTTCCAGATGATTCTATTGAAATACATTTGGATAATAAGACGAAAAAACCTAATTTAAATGGAGTCAGTTTGGTAGCAAATGCATTTGACACATATGCATTAGAGTTAGCAGTTCGTTTTACAGAAGCTAATGGAGGAAATGTTAGTGTATTAACTGTTGGAGCAGATGATTCTTTAAATACATTAAAAAATTGTCTTTCGGTAGGAGCTAAAGAAGCATTTTCTGTAAAAGATGATTTATATGCAGATTTAGACGCTACTTCCACAGCTCATGTTTTAGCAGATGCTATTCATAAAATTGAAAAAGACAAAGGTGAAAAATTTGATTTAATTCTTTGTGGAAAGGAATCCACAGATGAAATTACTGGTCAGGTAGGAGCCATACTTGCTGAAAAATTGGACACAAGCTTTGTTAGTAATGCAATTGAAATCAATCTGAAAGATGGTGGCATGGAAGTTCATAAGGAAACTGAAGAAGGATATAATGTAGTTTCTATAGGATCTCCAGCTGTAGTAACAGTAAGTAAACCAAATTATGATCCACGTTATCCTAGTATTAGAACTAAGATGGCAAGTCGTAAGGCAATCATTCCAATTTACTGCGCAGCAGAAATTGGAGAGGTAAAACAATCAAAAGTACGTTGTATTGAATATGTGCAGCCTCCTAAGAAAGAGGCTGGGATAAAGATTCAAGAGAAAGATGCGTCGCTAGCAGTAAGTGCTGCTATTGAGCAAATGAAAAAAGATAAAACAATCTAA
- a CDS encoding SAM-dependent methyltransferase — translation MVGDKLFYKTILKSMFTDPFEIKFWDGIVEKFGEGESKFQIIFNEPISKGDIINDPSITFGEAYMTKKLEIKGSVQSVVESLYNNKESFLSKSEKYEKLIKKFKSTIKRSKDNIQFHYDIGNDFYKLWLDDSMNYSCGYFKNDTDSLNQAQSNKINHILNKLNLKEGQTLLDIGCGWGDLIISAAKQYKVKSTGITISEEQFENATERIKLEGLENLVEVKLQDYREIKNVSFDRIVSVGMLEHVGLESLSEYFHIVNDLLNDKGLSLLHCITAVNEGGNNTWIDKYIFPGGHVPAIKNIITDIADLELELIDVESLRRHYGKTLEHWAENFESVLPIVEKTKDETFIRMWRLYLNSCAASFNCGNINLHQILFAKGVNNDLPLTRDYMAK, via the coding sequence TTGGTTGGTGATAAATTATTTTATAAGACTATATTGAAAAGCATGTTTACTGATCCATTTGAAATTAAGTTTTGGGATGGGATTGTAGAGAAATTCGGTGAAGGTGAGAGTAAGTTCCAAATTATTTTTAATGAACCAATATCAAAGGGAGACATTATAAATGATCCATCTATAACTTTTGGAGAAGCATATATGACTAAAAAATTAGAAATAAAGGGGAGTGTACAATCTGTTGTAGAATCTCTATATAATAACAAAGAAAGCTTTCTAAGCAAGAGTGAAAAATACGAAAAGCTAATAAAAAAGTTTAAAAGTACCATAAAAAGAAGTAAAGATAATATTCAATTTCATTATGATATTGGCAATGATTTTTATAAATTATGGTTGGATGATTCTATGAATTATTCTTGTGGATATTTTAAGAATGATACAGATTCTCTAAACCAGGCTCAGAGCAATAAAATAAATCACATTTTAAATAAATTAAACTTAAAAGAAGGCCAAACTTTGCTTGATATAGGTTGTGGTTGGGGAGACCTTATAATTTCAGCTGCAAAACAATATAAGGTGAAGTCTACTGGAATTACCATAAGTGAAGAGCAGTTTGAAAATGCTACTGAAAGAATAAAATTAGAGGGATTAGAAAATTTGGTTGAAGTTAAGCTTCAGGATTACAGAGAAATAAAGAATGTAAGTTTTGATAGAATTGTTAGTGTAGGAATGCTCGAACACGTAGGACTAGAAAGTTTATCTGAATATTTTCATATAGTAAATGACTTATTAAATGATAAAGGCCTTTCTTTACTTCATTGCATAACAGCAGTAAATGAAGGTGGTAACAATACATGGATAGATAAATATATTTTTCCAGGTGGACATGTGCCTGCAATTAAAAATATTATCACCGATATAGCAGATCTAGAACTTGAATTAATAGACGTAGAAAGCCTTAGGAGACATTATGGAAAAACATTAGAACACTGGGCTGAAAATTTTGAAAGTGTCCTACCTATAGTAGAAAAGACTAAAGATGAAACATTTATAAGAATGTGGAGGTTATACTTAAATTCCTGTGCTGCATCATTCAATTGCGGTAATATCAATCTTCATCAGATATTATTTGCTAAAGGAGTAAATAATGATTTGCCTTTGACAAGAGACTACATGGCTAAATAG